One part of the Helicobacter cetorum MIT 99-5656 genome encodes these proteins:
- a CDS encoding tRNA 2-thiocytidine biosynthesis TtcA family protein, with protein MTYEISKKVLHVVGKTNATYKLIEEGDKVLLGLSGGKDSIMLACILARMQRHAPFKFDFKAVTVHYGLGEDLKWLSELCEEQGIKHEIIYTQIASTINEKRREKSSFCSFCSRLRRGTLYSKALEEGYNKVAIAHHLDDAVESFFMNFTYNGSLRSMPPIYRAENGLLVIRPLIKVREAASIHFVTSQNIPVAPDCNCPAKQPTSDKPPIARLATKNFLKEMQNLHPHFFDSLENAFNNVQASSFSDPKYLDA; from the coding sequence ATGACCTATGAAATTTCCAAAAAAGTCTTGCATGTCGTGGGTAAGACTAACGCCACTTACAAACTCATAGAAGAAGGCGATAAAGTCTTATTAGGATTAAGTGGGGGCAAGGATTCTATCATGCTTGCTTGTATCTTAGCTAGAATGCAAAGACATGCTCCTTTCAAGTTTGATTTTAAAGCCGTTACCGTGCATTATGGTTTGGGCGAAGACTTAAAATGGTTGAGCGAGTTGTGCGAAGAACAAGGCATTAAACACGAAATCATTTACACTCAAATTGCTTCCACCATTAATGAAAAACGCCGTGAAAAAAGCTCATTTTGCTCGTTTTGCTCTCGTTTAAGAAGGGGAACTCTGTATTCTAAGGCTTTAGAAGAAGGCTATAATAAAGTCGCTATCGCTCATCATTTAGATGATGCTGTGGAGAGCTTTTTTATGAATTTTACTTATAATGGGAGTTTAAGAAGCATGCCTCCCATTTATAGGGCTGAAAATGGCTTATTAGTGATTCGCCCTTTAATTAAAGTTAGAGAAGCAGCAAGCATTCATTTTGTTACTTCTCAGAATATTCCCGTAGCTCCTGATTGCAATTGTCCAGCTAAACAGCCCACTTCAGACAAGCCCCCAATCGCACGATTAGCCACCAAAAATTTCTTAAAAGAAATGCAAAACTTACACCCCCATTTCTTTGATAGCCTAGAAAATGCGTTTAACAATGTTCAAGCGAGTAGTTTTAGCGACCCTAAGTATTTAGACGCTTAG
- a CDS encoding cation:proton antiporter, translating to MNTEFFTFALITLLIVTAPYMSRILRLPITVVEILFGSIGAYIGFIEPTKGFEVMSEIGFLFLMFLCGLEVEIYLFKKLGASLLKRILAYFLILYTLSCMITFSLKLEPIFIVIFPIISLGMIMTLIKDYGKDMAWLDLVLKVGVLGELLSIICLVVVDGAYSHGLGMDLYKDLGILLVFLALIMIVFQVCKTLFWWFPHLKLIVMSHQFNQDVRFSLMLFFSLVAIVVWLKIEMVLGAFLAGLIVSTFFSHKLELFHKLNDIGFGFFVPLFFIHVGSTLDLGLVLSKPYLILQGIWIVMAMVGLHLIASGLVWKKYFKEPKQLLSFALGASMPLTFLVTTAAVGLKAHAILQNTYYALLMAAIFEGVLFTILIKMLNKKS from the coding sequence ATGAATACAGAATTTTTTACTTTCGCACTCATCACCCTTTTGATTGTTACAGCCCCTTATATGTCCAGAATTTTGCGTTTACCTATTACGGTTGTAGAGATTTTGTTTGGGTCTATTGGGGCGTATATTGGTTTTATTGAGCCTACCAAGGGCTTTGAAGTCATGTCAGAAATTGGCTTTTTATTTTTAATGTTTTTATGTGGGTTAGAAGTAGAGATTTATTTGTTTAAAAAGCTTGGAGCTTCTCTTTTAAAACGCATTTTGGCTTATTTTTTGATTTTATACACTCTTTCATGCATGATTACTTTTAGCTTGAAGTTAGAGCCTATTTTCATTGTGATTTTTCCCATTATTAGTTTGGGCATGATTATGACTTTAATCAAGGATTATGGCAAAGACATGGCATGGCTTGATTTGGTGTTGAAAGTGGGTGTTTTAGGCGAATTATTAAGCATTATCTGTTTGGTTGTTGTAGATGGAGCGTATTCGCATGGTCTAGGCATGGACTTGTATAAAGACTTAGGCATACTCTTAGTGTTTTTAGCATTGATTATGATTGTTTTTCAAGTGTGTAAAACGCTGTTTTGGTGGTTTCCGCATTTAAAACTCATTGTGATGAGCCATCAATTCAATCAAGATGTGCGTTTTTCGCTCATGCTCTTTTTCTCATTAGTAGCGATTGTGGTGTGGCTCAAAATAGAAATGGTTTTAGGGGCGTTTCTAGCTGGTCTGATAGTTTCTACTTTCTTCTCGCATAAATTGGAGCTGTTTCACAAGCTCAATGATATAGGGTTTGGGTTTTTTGTGCCTTTATTTTTCATTCATGTAGGCTCCACTTTAGACTTAGGATTGGTGCTTTCAAAGCCCTACTTGATTCTTCAAGGGATATGGATTGTTATGGCTATGGTGGGCTTGCATTTAATCGCTTCAGGCTTGGTGTGGAAGAAGTATTTCAAAGAGCCCAAGCAATTACTCTCATTTGCATTAGGTGCTTCTATGCCCTTGACTTTTTTAGTAACCACCGCCGCTGTGGGTTTAAAAGCGCATGCTATTTTGCAAAACACCTATTATGCCTTGCTTATGGCGGCTATTTTTGAAGGGGTGTTATTTACAATTCTTATCAAAATGCTGAATAAAAAGAGCTAA
- a CDS encoding HP1184 family multidrug efflux MATE transporter, whose amino-acid sequence MLKRKIDLHKDSIRKLFFYYFVPLAFSMVSLSTYSMIDGMFVGKKLGKEAIAAVNIAWPIFPALVAYELLFGFGAASIVGYFLGKDKTHRARLVFSSVFYFVAFSTFIFSMALMPFSETIARLFGSNDTLLAMSSRYIEIILMGAVFMVLHPLADVFVVNDKRPILAMVAMLIGSLANVFFNYLFIFVLEVGVQGSAYATVIGHAIGFLVLMQHFWRKKGQLYFIKRFSLSSVISSAKSGVPQSTAEFSASIMILLFNTAIMHTAGERFVSMYGIVMYNAIIFFTTLFAISQGIQPIASFSYGAKNLERVKAVFVFGLKVAFCVGISLYGIYYFLDEYLIKLYLQPSEQDAFFMQETKRVMNIYYIGYVFLGMTLLCAVFFQSIQRTKSSFIITISHTLGFIIILLPILSYFYGINGIWVTYPIAQFLAFLSALGVTYYEIKKGVFTTYKEQNLVVKG is encoded by the coding sequence ATGCTAAAAAGAAAAATTGATTTGCATAAAGATTCTATTAGGAAATTATTTTTTTACTACTTTGTCCCTTTGGCTTTTTCTATGGTTTCTTTATCCACTTATTCTATGATAGATGGCATGTTTGTAGGCAAGAAACTAGGTAAAGAAGCTATAGCAGCAGTCAATATTGCATGGCCTATTTTTCCGGCATTAGTAGCGTATGAATTACTCTTTGGTTTTGGGGCAGCTAGTATTGTGGGGTATTTTTTAGGTAAGGACAAAACCCATAGAGCCAGACTCGTTTTTAGTAGTGTGTTTTATTTTGTTGCCTTTAGCACCTTTATTTTTAGCATGGCATTAATGCCTTTTAGTGAAACTATTGCACGCCTTTTTGGAAGTAATGATACCTTATTAGCAATGTCTTCACGCTATATTGAAATCATTCTTATGGGGGCTGTTTTTATGGTGCTACACCCCTTAGCTGATGTCTTTGTGGTGAATGATAAACGCCCCATTCTAGCTATGGTAGCCATGTTGATAGGCTCGTTAGCGAATGTCTTTTTCAACTACTTATTTATTTTTGTTTTGGAAGTGGGGGTTCAAGGCAGTGCATACGCTACAGTTATAGGGCATGCGATAGGCTTTTTGGTTTTAATGCAGCATTTTTGGCGTAAAAAAGGGCAATTGTATTTTATTAAGCGTTTTTCTTTGTCTTCAGTCATCTCTTCAGCTAAGAGTGGTGTGCCACAAAGCACAGCAGAATTTAGTGCTTCTATTATGATTTTATTGTTTAACACCGCTATCATGCACACCGCTGGTGAGAGATTTGTAAGCATGTATGGAATTGTTATGTATAATGCGATTATCTTTTTTACCACTTTATTTGCGATTTCTCAGGGCATTCAACCTATCGCAAGTTTTAGCTATGGAGCCAAAAATTTAGAGCGAGTGAAAGCCGTGTTTGTCTTTGGTTTGAAAGTGGCGTTTTGTGTGGGAATTTCTCTCTATGGTATTTATTATTTCTTAGATGAATATTTAATCAAGCTTTATTTGCAACCAAGCGAGCAAGATGCATTTTTTATGCAAGAGACTAAAAGGGTGATGAATATTTACTACATCGGCTATGTCTTTTTGGGTATGACTTTGTTGTGTGCAGTGTTCTTCCAATCCATTCAACGCACCAAAAGTTCGTTTATCATCACCATTTCGCATACGCTAGGGTTTATCATTATTTTATTACCGATTTTAAGTTATTTCTATGGGATTAATGGTATTTGGGTAACTTACCCTATCGCACAATTTTTGGCATTTTTAAGTGCGTTAGGGGTAACCTATTATGAAATCAAGAAAGGGGTTTTCACCACTTATAAAGAGCAAAATCTTGTTGTGAAAGGTTAG
- a CDS encoding carbonic anhydrase: MKKTFFIALALATSLIGAEKTKWDYKGKEHGPHHWDKLHKDFEVCKSGKSQSPIDIEHYYHTEDKADLQFKYAASKPKAVYFTSHTLKASFEPTNHINYRGHDYVLDNLHFHAPMEFLINGKTKPLSAHLVHKDAKGRLLVLALGFEEGKENPALTPILEATKNKQNLKAIALDTFLPKTINYYHFNGSLTAPPCTEGVAWFVVEEPLEVSAKQLTEIKKHMKNSPNQRPVQPDYNTVIIKSSVETR, encoded by the coding sequence ATGAAAAAAACTTTTTTTATCGCATTAGCTCTTGCAACTTCTCTTATCGGTGCTGAAAAAACTAAATGGGATTATAAGGGTAAGGAACACGGTCCACACCATTGGGACAAACTACACAAGGATTTTGAAGTGTGCAAAAGTGGTAAAAGCCAGTCCCCTATCGACATTGAACATTATTACCATACTGAAGATAAGGCCGATTTACAATTTAAATATGCTGCTTCTAAACCCAAAGCAGTGTATTTTACCAGCCATACTTTAAAGGCTTCATTTGAACCTACTAATCACATCAATTATAGGGGGCATGACTATGTGCTAGATAATTTACATTTTCACGCTCCTATGGAGTTTTTAATCAATGGTAAAACCAAACCTTTGAGTGCACATTTAGTGCATAAAGACGCCAAAGGGCGTTTATTAGTATTGGCTCTAGGTTTTGAAGAAGGAAAGGAAAATCCGGCTCTTACCCCTATTTTAGAAGCCACCAAGAATAAACAAAATCTCAAAGCTATTGCTTTGGATACATTCTTACCTAAAACAATCAATTACTACCACTTTAATGGCTCTCTCACAGCTCCGCCTTGCACAGAAGGTGTGGCATGGTTTGTTGTAGAAGAGCCTTTGGAAGTTTCTGCGAAACAATTGACCGAAATCAAAAAACACATGAAAAATTCGCCTAACCAACGCCCCGTTCAACCTGACTATAACACAGTGATTATTAAAAGTTCAGTTGAAACCCGCTAA
- a CDS encoding sulfurtransferase, whose amino-acid sequence MDFLNLDNFKNILFEKDTTIIDTREACFFHGFKEKGALRGGHVKNALRLRSLWLERLKDKTPYFLYSKGALSKNRIVLYGEKSEIKALKPFFKTPKILAFENFMEYQNDFSNPLEKLKNYHYSLSPSLLYQKLQEEDCLIFEVGHASLKQSTEHVLGALYLDTDILESPPLYNLNPIEVLQEKLSELGVSKDSSVVLYSSSVIAALRVFFILQYAGVKKVQFLDGGLEAWKNLNLPTSKHYKTPKRFFSALKPCNSFYLSLESALKKQKKGYKLVSIRSWEEYQAQKNDYAYIERKGEIPGALWGFSGSHYSNACDFYNPDNTLRNPYEIYKLWEQQGFNRYDKVIFYCSTGWRGAVAWFYALLNGWDNAFLCDGGWHEYQSKGFIARENALKIPKPSANNGY is encoded by the coding sequence TTGGATTTTTTAAATTTAGATAATTTCAAAAATATTCTTTTTGAAAAAGATACGACTATTATTGACACCAGAGAGGCTTGTTTTTTTCATGGCTTCAAAGAAAAGGGGGCATTAAGAGGGGGGCATGTTAAAAATGCCTTGCGGTTGCGTTCTTTGTGGCTAGAGAGACTTAAAGATAAAACCCCTTACTTCTTATACTCTAAGGGGGCTTTGTCTAAAAATAGAATCGTCTTGTATGGAGAAAAAAGCGAAATTAAAGCCCTAAAACCCTTTTTTAAAACTCCAAAAATCCTAGCATTTGAAAATTTTATGGAGTATCAAAACGATTTTTCTAACCCCCTAGAAAAACTAAAAAATTACCACTATAGCCTTTCGCCAAGTTTGTTGTATCAAAAATTGCAAGAAGAAGATTGTCTTATTTTTGAAGTGGGGCATGCAAGCCTAAAACAAAGCACAGAGCATGTTTTAGGGGCATTGTACTTGGATACAGACATTTTAGAAAGCCCCCCTTTATACAATCTAAACCCTATTGAAGTTTTACAAGAAAAGCTTTCAGAACTCGGTGTTTCTAAAGATTCTTCGGTCGTTTTGTATTCTAGTAGTGTGATTGCAGCTTTAAGAGTATTTTTTATCCTTCAATACGCTGGGGTAAAAAAAGTGCAATTTTTAGATGGGGGCTTAGAGGCGTGGAAGAATTTAAATTTGCCTACTAGCAAGCATTATAAAACCCCCAAACGCTTCTTCTCGGCATTAAAGCCTTGCAATTCTTTTTATTTGTCTTTAGAATCAGCTTTAAAAAAGCAAAAAAAGGGGTATAAATTAGTTAGCATTCGCTCATGGGAGGAATATCAAGCCCAAAAAAATGATTACGCTTACATAGAGAGAAAGGGCGAAATACCCGGGGCGTTATGGGGTTTTTCAGGGAGTCATTACAGCAATGCGTGCGATTTTTATAACCCTGATAACACTCTAAGAAACCCTTATGAAATCTACAAACTTTGGGAGCAGCAAGGCTTTAATAGGTATGACAAAGTGATTTTTTATTGTAGCACAGGCTGGAGGGGGGCTGTGGCGTGGTTTTATGCTCTGTTAAATGGGTGGGACAATGCGTTTTTATGTGATGGGGGCTGGCATGAGTATCAAAGCAAGGGATTTATTGCGAGAGAAAACGCTCTGAAAATACCTAAACCTAGTGCGAATAATGGGTATTAG
- the asd gene encoding aspartate-semialdehyde dehydrogenase — protein sequence MKTYNIAIVGASGAVGQELIKGLENSFFPIKKFVPLASARSAGKNIRAFNKDYEILETTHEIFEKEEIDIAFFSAGGSVSEEFAKSASKTSLVIDNTSFFRLDENVPLVVPEINAKEIFNAPLNIIANPNCSTIQMTQILNPLHLEFKIKSVVVSTYQAVSGAGNKGIESLKNELKTALDFLEKDPTTDLNQVLQVGAFTYPIAFNAIAHIDSFNENGYTKEELKMVYETHKIMGVNFPISATCVRVPVLRSHSESLSITFEEEVNLKKVYEVLKNAPSVVVCDEPSKNLYPTPLKASNTDSAFIGRLRKDLFDKKTLHGFCVADQLRVGAATNALKIALNYIKQ from the coding sequence ATGAAGACTTATAATATCGCTATTGTCGGAGCTAGTGGGGCTGTAGGGCAAGAGCTTATTAAGGGTTTAGAAAATTCTTTTTTTCCTATTAAAAAATTTGTGCCGCTTGCTAGTGCTAGAAGTGCAGGCAAGAATATCAGAGCCTTCAATAAAGATTATGAGATTTTAGAAACTACGCATGAGATTTTTGAAAAAGAAGAGATAGACATCGCATTTTTTAGTGCTGGGGGGAGTGTGAGTGAAGAGTTTGCAAAAAGCGCTTCAAAAACTTCCTTAGTGATTGATAACACAAGTTTTTTTAGATTAGATGAAAATGTGCCTTTAGTAGTGCCTGAAATCAATGCGAAAGAAATTTTTAACGCCCCCTTGAATATCATTGCTAACCCTAATTGCTCTACCATTCAAATGACGCAAATCTTGAATCCTTTACACCTTGAATTTAAGATAAAAAGTGTGGTTGTTAGCACCTATCAAGCCGTAAGTGGGGCGGGGAATAAGGGTATAGAGAGTTTAAAGAATGAGTTAAAAACCGCTTTAGATTTTCTAGAAAAAGACCCCACTACAGATTTAAACCAAGTTCTACAAGTAGGGGCTTTCACTTACCCTATCGCATTTAATGCAATCGCTCATATTGATAGTTTTAATGAGAATGGCTACACTAAAGAAGAGCTAAAAATGGTGTATGAAACCCATAAGATTATGGGTGTGAATTTCCCTATTAGTGCGACTTGTGTGCGAGTGCCGGTATTGAGAAGTCATAGCGAGAGTTTAAGCATTACTTTTGAAGAAGAAGTCAATCTCAAAAAAGTCTATGAAGTGCTAAAAAATGCCCCTAGCGTGGTGGTTTGTGATGAGCCTAGTAAAAATCTTTACCCTACACCTTTAAAAGCGAGCAATACTGATAGTGCTTTTATAGGGCGATTGAGAAAGGATTTGTTTGACAAGAAGACTTTGCATGGCTTTTGTGTGGCAGACCAGCTGAGAGTGGGTGCGGCGACAAATGCCTTAAAAATTGCTTTAAATTATATTAAACAATAA
- the hisS gene encoding histidine--tRNA ligase, protein MITPKVLSGFKDRLPKDAIQKAQLLSKVSLVFQSFGFVPIETPHLEYAEVLLPDASSDIQKEIYRFKDHGSRDVALRFDLTVPLARFVSQHYHTLQIPFKRYAIGNVFRGERAQKGRYREFTQCDFDFIGSESLVCDAEIIQVIIASLKALDLEDFCVSINHRKILNGICEHFGISQVTEVLRIVDKLEKIGLNGVEEELQKECDLTLKVVKELLEIVQIKQNDLGHAEFFEKISYLKAYNQNLKEGIQDLEKLYRLLGDLQISENLYKIDFSIARGLGYYTGIVYETTLNHMKSLGSVCSGGRYDNLTKNFSKENLQGVGASIGIDRLLVALSEMQLLDERSTQAKVLIACMHEEYFSYANRVAEFLRQSGIFSEVYPEAQKIKKPFSYANHKGHEFVVIIGEEEFKSETLSLKNMHSGMQLNCLSFLKALEIIGNNDEDL, encoded by the coding sequence ATGATTACCCCTAAAGTATTGAGCGGATTTAAAGACCGCTTACCTAAAGATGCGATACAAAAAGCCCAGTTGCTTTCTAAAGTTTCTTTGGTTTTTCAAAGTTTTGGTTTTGTGCCTATTGAAACCCCCCATTTAGAATACGCTGAAGTGTTATTACCTGATGCTAGTAGTGATATTCAAAAAGAGATTTATCGTTTTAAAGACCATGGAAGTAGAGATGTGGCTTTAAGGTTTGATTTGACTGTGCCATTAGCTCGTTTTGTCTCACAGCATTACCACACCTTACAAATTCCCTTTAAACGCTATGCTATAGGAAATGTCTTTAGGGGTGAAAGGGCTCAGAAAGGGCGTTACAGAGAGTTTACGCAATGTGATTTTGATTTTATAGGGAGCGAGAGCTTAGTTTGTGATGCTGAGATTATTCAAGTAATTATCGCTTCTTTAAAAGCTCTAGATTTGGAAGATTTTTGTGTGTCTATTAATCATAGAAAAATTTTAAATGGGATATGTGAGCATTTTGGCATTTCTCAGGTTACTGAAGTGTTGCGTATTGTGGATAAGTTAGAAAAGATTGGCTTGAATGGGGTTGAAGAGGAGTTGCAAAAAGAGTGTGATTTGACTTTGAAGGTGGTTAAAGAGCTTTTAGAGATAGTCCAAATCAAGCAAAATGATTTAGGCCATGCAGAATTTTTTGAAAAAATTTCTTACTTAAAAGCTTATAATCAAAATTTAAAAGAAGGCATACAGGATTTAGAAAAGCTATACCGGTTACTAGGGGATTTACAGATTTCTGAAAACTTGTATAAAATTGATTTTTCTATCGCTAGGGGCTTAGGGTATTATACAGGGATTGTGTATGAAACAACCCTTAATCACATGAAATCTTTGGGGAGTGTGTGTTCAGGGGGGCGTTATGATAATTTGACTAAAAATTTTTCTAAAGAGAATTTACAGGGGGTGGGGGCTTCTATTGGGATTGACAGGCTACTAGTCGCTTTAAGTGAAATGCAATTACTAGATGAACGCTCCACTCAAGCAAAGGTATTAATCGCTTGTATGCATGAAGAATATTTTTCTTATGCAAATCGTGTGGCGGAGTTTTTAAGACAAAGCGGTATTTTTAGTGAAGTCTATCCAGAAGCTCAAAAGATTAAAAAGCCCTTTTCCTATGCAAATCACAAGGGGCATGAATTTGTTGTTATCATTGGGGAAGAAGAATTTAAAAGCGAAACTTTAAGTTTAAAAAACATGCATTCAGGCATGCAACTCAATTGCTTGAGTTTTTTAAAAGCCCTTGAAATTATTGGAAACAACGATGAAGACTTATAA
- the waaF gene encoding lipopolysaccharide heptosyltransferase II, producing MGITTQNGMRILLRLPNWLGDAVMASSLFYTLKNHYPNARFVLVGTKIACELFEKDESVEATFIDNTKNSPLRLLATYKLAQKINKCDLAITLSNHFYSAFLLYATKTPIRIGFAKFLRSFLLSHAIAKPPRDYHQVEKYCFLFSQFLKKELDRESVLPLNLAFNLHSRSNNTPKKIGFSPSASYGSAKRWLPPYYAKVASVLLEKGHEIYFFGAKEDSLVSEEILRLTQNELKNKALMTNATNLCGKTSIEELAQNIASLNLFITNDSGPMHVATSTNTPLIALFGPTDMQETSPYKAKKAVLLNHNLACSPCKKRICPLRGEKNQMCMKSITPTEVLQAAYTLLEGD from the coding sequence ATGGGCATAACAACACAAAATGGCATGCGTATTTTGTTGCGTTTGCCTAACTGGCTAGGTGATGCAGTTATGGCAAGCTCGCTTTTTTACACCCTTAAAAACCACTACCCAAACGCACGCTTTGTTTTAGTAGGCACAAAAATCGCTTGCGAACTCTTTGAAAAAGATGAGAGTGTGGAAGCCACTTTCATAGACAACACCAAAAATTCCCCTTTGAGACTCCTAGCCACCTACAAACTCGCCCAAAAAATAAACAAATGCGATTTGGCTATCACGCTCAGCAATCATTTCTACTCAGCCTTTTTGCTCTATGCCACAAAAACGCCCATTCGCATAGGTTTTGCTAAATTTTTACGCTCCTTTTTACTCAGCCATGCTATAGCTAAACCTCCTAGAGATTATCATCAAGTAGAAAAATATTGCTTTTTATTTTCACAATTTTTAAAAAAAGAGCTGGATAGAGAGAGTGTGTTACCCTTGAATTTAGCTTTTAATCTCCACTCTCGCTCTAACAACACCCCTAAAAAAATCGGCTTTAGCCCTAGTGCGAGTTATGGAAGCGCCAAAAGATGGTTACCCCCCTATTACGCTAAAGTCGCTAGTGTCTTATTAGAAAAGGGGCATGAAATTTATTTCTTTGGTGCCAAAGAAGACTCCTTGGTTTCTGAAGAGATTTTGAGACTCACTCAAAACGAATTAAAAAATAAGGCGTTGATGACAAATGCAACGAATCTGTGCGGAAAAACAAGCATTGAAGAATTAGCACAAAACATCGCTTCATTAAACCTTTTTATCACTAATGATAGCGGTCCTATGCATGTGGCTACTAGCACAAACACCCCTTTAATCGCCCTTTTTGGTCCCACTGACATGCAAGAAACTAGCCCCTATAAGGCTAAAAAAGCGGTTTTATTAAACCATAACCTGGCTTGTTCGCCTTGCAAAAAACGCATCTGTCCTTTAAGGGGTGAAAAAAATCAAATGTGCATGAAGTCTATCACACCCACTGAAGTTCTTCAAGCTGCCTACACTCTCTTAGAAGGGGATTAA
- a CDS encoding flavin reductase family protein — translation MLINFEEASFLQKHKILSHSITPRPIAWVSTLSKNQVNNLAPFSFFAPICSEPALLSLYLTPKSDGSNKDTLKNILETQKATICLCDERHLNALQLSSMELEYNVSESEKFSIPMQEIHADYPPIVQGVSIAFCCDFYQFLEIPKESKPFFLEVKHSYIEKTLYEEDLNFTFRGVGRVGKSYQVSGILKSAKNL, via the coding sequence ATGTTAATTAATTTTGAAGAAGCAAGTTTTTTACAAAAACACAAGATTTTAAGCCACAGCATTACACCACGACCTATCGCTTGGGTCTCTACACTCTCTAAAAACCAAGTCAATAATCTCGCGCCTTTTAGTTTTTTTGCCCCTATTTGTAGCGAACCAGCTCTCTTAAGTTTGTATCTCACACCCAAAAGTGATGGAAGCAACAAAGACACCCTTAAAAATATTTTAGAGACTCAAAAAGCCACCATTTGCTTGTGTGATGAACGCCATTTAAATGCCCTACAGCTAAGCTCTATGGAGCTAGAATATAATGTCAGCGAAAGTGAAAAATTCAGTATTCCTATGCAAGAAATCCATGCTGACTATCCGCCTATTGTTCAAGGGGTTAGCATAGCGTTTTGTTGTGATTTTTATCAATTTTTAGAAATTCCTAAAGAATCTAAACCCTTTTTTTTGGAAGTCAAACACAGCTACATTGAAAAAACTCTGTATGAAGAAGATTTAAACTTTACTTTTAGGGGGGTGGGAAGAGTGGGTAAATCCTATCAGGTCTCAGGAATCTTAAAGAGTGCTAAAAACTTATAA
- a CDS encoding flagellar protein, with protein MTSFAYADAHKDEKKDMKKPKMVELAHKDEKKDMKKPKMVELAHKDEKKDMKKPKLVDLYTAKEDKKDMKKPKHSVA; from the coding sequence ATGACAAGTTTCGCATATGCAGATGCTCACAAAGATGAGAAAAAAGACATGAAAAAACCTAAAATGGTTGAGTTAGCTCACAAAGATGAGAAAAAAGACATGAAAAAACCTAAAATGGTTGAGTTAGCTCACAAAGATGAGAAAAAAGACATGAAAAAACCTAAGTTAGTTGATTTGTATACAGCTAAAGAAGACAAGAAAGATATGAAAAAGCCTAAGCATTCTGTAGCTTAA